A stretch of the Chlorobiota bacterium genome encodes the following:
- a CDS encoding choice-of-anchor D domain-containing protein gives MYRNLLLFTINFLIVLSFSFAQNGKPLPNIPFGPSNSGKEYYFNFPANYEYGASIKYCRLYITAGVRTKVTIAIGSKNKKTIYTVPFDIVTYDLSTIDAQMFPFSTTDPVSDDQVYPGKAVYVKADAPIVVYGMNRTSFTSDGMLLLPTNAIGKEYIIAAGPDNLQGSAFAGKFPSQFVISSPFDDTEITIELPSGQRSPNHNGKNGPFNITMNKGDGFSCQSIDQYADFSGTKIIANKPISVCSGCLCPWLPDPRYSACDHIEEMMLPVTAWGKIYHSIPFATRRKTDLYRVFAGADNTKIFINGTEWGTLNKKGGNEGEGWFSYLHDKRELIEFTGDKPIYVQQINNSQNWDGVESDPFMLVLTPVEQYQTQLLFTTPSADYPANFVNFVCDSAGYNDIEIAQGGTDKWESFPSKFGFDFKRFPTKINGVTYIAKTIAINPGTYRVRGPKPFAGYIYGFGSFDSYGYPLSVAVGDLSRPDKDAPVIKDTIDCFGNYEATTTDLPDDSKIRSNISTIDLDPDATYNYSITVADFIPGTDREVKYSLKVIDLSQNAQAVVIISDQAGNYTIDTIQYNAFNVTITPSPVNFGTLFPGVKVVKKLTITNLAEREVKLKNIQLQRNTPGFKILSPIGGFTLSKAGDPGSSIVAQIEFTSTTNGKYEDSVGIENECNKKYISLIKAKVGAPLINVTDKDFGTLIVNTTSPAYTIEVSNPIDPALSDAILTVTGAKGPKKLEFKLVDGMLAFPFDLAPGESKTLRITFSPGSVASYLDTIVFSSNATGVDSLGILQGKGIQPQLIATNYDWGRKRVGTGWYTGKVMLKNYGTAPAIIRGLLASTGDINDFRLPQTTLDALSDLNISANDSVGLDVEFNPTTTAGRQMVMNYNVVQGPSGVKSTLDGFGTRPGLITQDYDYGTMEVGTTVSTIRDVEFQAVGQYLDSVTITEWEFSNQTPENDYSSSESVVNVKLATPIVLKPGNTTYTMKGSFIAKAVGQRVARMKAITLDGVDTTSKWSGNGFSLSTSIVGKGANADNICAPKDTILNAEVSNSGQKDVKVLGLKLIGLSGDFSLVSGVTSFTLKPGEKRQIGIKYSPSKTGKEVGKLEVTHDAGTPTSPMLLDISGSSYAETISSGVVLTGTRDNKGEIGGKLGCVVSLLGGFSNLVDLKSIQLTINYDPVQLSIDESSIQIGGAGVSYTKNNLSKAGIYVIDVQNPGGFTTSGELLKFNMDVQLTEKLEREIDVKIITNQGCTTINPSTTKIDIYPICGLSLRAIELINGTYTLSQNVPNPFNPSTKIKYSIGLEGRTEIVLQNMEGKEIQRLVSEDQKAGNYELTVDVGNLPSGNYYYTIKSGVWTETKMMTVVK, from the coding sequence ATGTACAGAAATCTACTACTATTTACAATTAATTTTCTAATTGTATTAAGTTTTTCATTTGCTCAAAATGGTAAGCCATTACCAAATATTCCATTCGGACCTTCAAATTCTGGAAAAGAATATTATTTTAATTTTCCTGCAAATTATGAATATGGTGCTTCAATTAAGTATTGTAGGTTATATATTACTGCTGGAGTTAGAACCAAAGTAACAATTGCAATTGGCTCTAAAAATAAGAAAACAATTTATACTGTACCATTTGATATTGTTACTTATGATTTATCTACAATAGATGCACAGATGTTTCCATTTTCAACTACTGATCCAGTAAGTGACGATCAAGTTTATCCAGGTAAAGCTGTTTATGTAAAAGCTGATGCACCAATTGTAGTTTATGGAATGAACAGAACTTCGTTTACAAGTGATGGTATGTTGTTATTACCAACAAATGCTATCGGAAAAGAATATATTATTGCAGCCGGACCAGATAATTTACAGGGATCTGCTTTTGCTGGAAAATTCCCATCTCAATTCGTTATATCATCTCCATTTGATGATACAGAAATTACTATTGAATTACCTTCTGGACAAAGATCTCCTAATCATAATGGAAAAAATGGTCCTTTTAATATTACAATGAATAAAGGAGATGGATTTTCTTGTCAATCTATTGATCAATATGCAGATTTTTCTGGAACTAAAATAATTGCTAATAAACCAATATCAGTTTGTTCTGGATGTTTATGCCCTTGGTTACCTGACCCAAGATACTCAGCTTGTGATCATATTGAAGAAATGATGTTACCAGTTACCGCTTGGGGTAAAATATATCATTCAATTCCTTTCGCAACAAGAAGAAAAACAGATCTTTATAGAGTTTTTGCTGGTGCTGATAATACTAAAATATTTATAAATGGTACTGAATGGGGTACTTTAAATAAAAAAGGTGGGAATGAAGGTGAAGGTTGGTTTAGTTATTTACATGATAAAAGAGAATTAATAGAATTTACTGGAGATAAACCTATTTATGTACAACAGATTAACAATTCTCAGAACTGGGATGGAGTAGAAAGCGATCCTTTTATGTTAGTTCTTACTCCTGTTGAGCAATATCAAACTCAATTGTTATTCACTACCCCATCAGCTGATTATCCAGCAAATTTTGTAAATTTTGTATGTGATTCTGCTGGTTATAATGACATTGAAATAGCTCAAGGCGGTACAGATAAATGGGAGTCTTTCCCAAGCAAATTTGGATTTGATTTCAAAAGATTTCCAACTAAAATAAATGGGGTTACTTACATTGCTAAAACAATAGCAATAAATCCAGGAACATACAGAGTAAGAGGTCCTAAGCCATTTGCAGGATATATATATGGATTTGGAAGTTTTGATAGTTATGGATATCCATTATCAGTTGCTGTAGGAGATTTGTCAAGACCAGATAAGGATGCACCAGTAATAAAAGATACAATCGATTGTTTTGGAAACTATGAAGCAACCACAACAGATTTACCAGATGACAGTAAAATAAGAAGCAATATATCAACAATAGATTTAGATCCAGATGCAACATATAATTATAGTATAACAGTAGCAGATTTCATACCAGGCACGGATAGGGAAGTAAAGTATTCATTGAAAGTAATAGATTTAAGTCAGAATGCCCAAGCAGTAGTTATAATATCAGACCAAGCAGGGAATTATACAATAGATACAATACAGTATAATGCATTCAATGTAACAATAACGCCATCCCCAGTAAACTTTGGCACATTATTTCCAGGTGTAAAAGTAGTAAAGAAATTAACAATAACAAACTTAGCAGAACGAGAAGTAAAGTTAAAGAATATCCAACTACAAAGGAATACGCCAGGATTTAAGATACTAAGCCCAATAGGCGGTTTTACGTTATCAAAAGCGGGTGATCCAGGCTCAAGCATAGTAGCTCAAATAGAATTCACATCAACAACAAATGGGAAGTATGAGGATTCAGTAGGCATAGAGAATGAATGTAATAAGAAATACATATCATTGATAAAAGCAAAAGTAGGAGCCCCATTGATAAATGTAACAGATAAAGACTTTGGAACATTGATAGTAAATACAACAAGTCCAGCATATACAATAGAAGTATCAAATCCAATAGATCCAGCATTAAGTGATGCGATACTAACGGTAACAGGAGCAAAAGGACCAAAGAAGCTAGAGTTTAAATTAGTAGATGGAATGTTGGCATTTCCATTTGATTTAGCCCCAGGAGAATCAAAGACGTTAAGAATAACATTTAGTCCAGGAAGTGTAGCAAGTTATTTAGATACAATAGTATTCAGCAGTAATGCAACAGGTGTAGATAGTTTGGGGATATTGCAAGGAAAGGGAATACAACCACAATTGATAGCAACAAATTATGATTGGGGAAGGAAGCGAGTAGGGACAGGATGGTATACAGGAAAAGTGATGTTAAAGAATTATGGAACAGCCCCAGCGATAATAAGAGGGTTGTTGGCAAGTACTGGAGATATAAATGATTTCAGATTACCCCAAACAACATTAGATGCATTGTCAGATTTAAATATATCAGCGAATGATTCAGTAGGTTTAGATGTAGAGTTTAATCCAACAACAACAGCAGGGAGACAGATGGTGATGAACTACAATGTGGTACAAGGACCAAGTGGAGTAAAATCAACATTAGATGGATTTGGCACCCGTCCAGGGTTGATAACCCAAGATTATGATTATGGAACAATGGAAGTAGGGACAACAGTAAGTACAATCAGAGATGTAGAATTTCAAGCAGTAGGACAGTATTTAGATTCAGTAACAATAACAGAGTGGGAGTTTAGTAATCAAACCCCAGAGAACGATTACAGCTCAAGTGAGAGTGTGGTAAATGTAAAGTTAGCAACCCCAATAGTATTAAAGCCAGGGAATACGACCTATACAATGAAAGGATCATTCATAGCGAAAGCGGTAGGACAAAGAGTAGCAAGAATGAAAGCAATAACATTAGATGGAGTAGATACAACATCAAAGTGGTCAGGGAATGGATTTTCATTATCAACGAGTATAGTTGGGAAAGGAGCGAATGCGGATAATATATGTGCACCAAAGGATACGATATTAAATGCAGAGGTAAGCAATAGTGGTCAGAAGGATGTGAAGGTATTAGGGTTAAAGTTGATAGGTTTATCAGGAGATTTCAGTTTGGTAAGTGGAGTAACAAGTTTCACATTAAAGCCAGGCGAGAAGCGACAGATAGGGATAAAGTATAGTCCAAGCAAAACAGGTAAGGAAGTAGGGAAACTAGAAGTAACTCATGATGCAGGCACACCAACGAGCCCAATGTTATTAGATATAAGTGGAAGCAGTTATGCAGAGACAATAAGTAGTGGAGTAGTGTTAACAGGCACAAGGGATAATAAGGGAGAGATAGGCGGGAAGTTAGGCTGTGTAGTATCGTTGTTAGGTGGGTTTAGTAATTTAGTGGATTTAAAGAGCATACAGTTAACAATAAATTATGATCCAGTACAGTTGAGTATAGATGAGTCAAGTATCCAGATAGGAGGAGCAGGCGTATCGTATACAAAGAATAACTTAAGCAAAGCAGGCATCTATGTAATAGATGTACAGAATCCTGGAGGATTTACCACATCAGGAGAGTTGTTAAAGTTCAATATGGATGTACAATTAACGGAGAAGTTAGAGCGTGAAATAGATGTAAAGATCATAACAAATCAAGGTTGTACAACAATAAATCCATCAACAACAAAGATAGATATATATCCAATATGTGGGTTAAGTTTACGAGCAATAGAGTTAATAAATGGAACATATACACTGAGCCAAAATGTCCCAAATCCATTTAATCCTAGTACAAAGATAAAGTACAGTATAGGATTAGAAGGAAGAACAGAGATAGTGTTACAGAATATGGAGGGAAAAGAGATACAGAGATTGGTATCGGAGGATCAAAAGGCAGGGAATTATGAGTTAACAGTAGATGTAGGAAATTTACCGAGTGGAAATTATTACTACACAATAAAGTCGGGAGTATGGACAGAGACAAAGATGATGACAGTAGTGAAGTAG